A genomic stretch from Limanda limanda chromosome 11, fLimLim1.1, whole genome shotgun sequence includes:
- the LOC133014496 gene encoding lymphocyte antigen 6E-like has protein sequence MKMLLSFVLLSLLFPSALALSCYVCTNATTNDQCNQNTQECQAPLDTCMTSVDTLGQAKAIVKQCASSATCTGAAASSSVDENGNGNSVNCCNSFNLCNFSGAESVRVHTSLLLLTAVVLRLVSL, from the exons ATGAAGATGCTCCTCAGCTTtgtgctcctctccctcctcttcccttcag CTTTGGCACTGAGTTGCTACGTGTGCACTAATGCTACCACCAACGACCAATGCAACCAGAACACTCAGGAGTGTCAGGCACCGCTGGACACGTGCATGACGTCCGTCGACACTTTAG gtCAAGCCAAAGCCATAGTGAAGCAGTGTGCCAGCTCGGCCACGTGCACCGGAGCTGCGGCGTCCTCCTCCGTCGATGAAAACGGAAACGGAAACTCCGTCAACTGCTGCAACAGTTTCAACTTGTGTAACTTTAGCGGCGCCGAGTCCGTCCGTGTGCACACGAGCCTTCTGCTGCTCACTGCAGTTGTGTTACGACTGGTGTCACTGTGA